The Thiomicrorhabdus aquaedulcis sequence CGGCCAAAAACACGGTTCAAACAGCCATTCCCGCCGCTCAAGATACAACGATTAATGCACAAACCAACACTCAAACCAATCCAACACCGGACACGTCTGCCGCTGTAGATAAAAAAGACGATGCACTTATCCCTGCCAAATCCATAGACTTTTGGCAAATAATTGCGTTGCTTGCGCTGATTTTATGGGGAGTAACCTTGGTGGCAGGGGCGTTGCTATGGCGAAAATTGAGCCACAAACAGCCCTCTAAAATAGCAGATGGTACGGATACATTACAGTATGAAATGGCGCAAAACACAGAACGCAACACGTCATCTGACTGGTGTACGTTAGCGCCCAATTTATTTTACGCTCGCCTACGCCACACCCTGCAAAACGACTATGGCATCACCGACTTAACCAGACTTAACGCTTTACCCTTGTTTAAAAACAGCACGCTAAACACCTCATTACCGGTGTTAATAAACGCATTAGAGGCGCATCTATTCAATCAAGCGCCTTTGGACAACGATTGCCAAAAGAAAATTTGCGCGGTGCTTAAAGAATGGACTAAAACTACAAAAAAACTAAACAAACCAAACAAGACCAACTCACCTAACTCGTTAAACTCATCGCCCAGCCAGCTTAAAAAGCTGTATGGCCAAAGCGATTAATAAAACTAAAAACGCAAAACTACGCAACACAACAAACTAACCAGGCCTGGTCAAACCAATAAAGTTACCTTATTCAAGTTTAAAATGCTGTTCGGCAATTTTTTGCACTGCTGGATAATTGGTTTTACCACTGCCTAACAGTGGTATGGTTTCAACTAAAATCACTTTTTTGGGTACCATCAGCTCGCTGACTTTTTTGTCTTTGGCGGCTTCTAACACGGTTTGGCGACTTAGGCTAATGTCGTCGGTGACCAGCACCAATTGCTCGCCTTTGCGCTCGTCGGGCACAGCCACCACCACATGATGACCGTGCGGGCTGGCTTGGTTAATGTAACTTTCAACCGCCGTCAACGACACCATTTCACCGCCAATTTTGGCAAAGCGTTTGGCGCGGCCTTTAATCCAGACAAAACCGTCGTCGTCCACGTGCACAATGTCGCCGGTGTCGTGCCAGCCATCCACCGGCGGTTGCAACAGGCCTGGTTGATTGGCAAGCAAATACCCCAACATCACATTAGGCCCTTTAACCCAAAGTTGTCCGCCCTCTTTAATGCCGGCCACCGGTTCTAAACGGTGTTCAATTCCGGGTACAAATTGCCCGACCGAGCCATTTTTAAACGCGGTGGGAATATTAACCGACAGTACCGGTGTGGTTTCGGTCACACCGTAACCTTCGTAAATGGCTTGATGAAATTGACTGGCAAACAGTTCACGCGTTTCGGGACGCAGGCGTTCAGCACCTGAAACCATCGCGCGCAAACTGTAAAAATCGTATGGATCGGCTTTGCGTGCGTAGCCGCTAAAAAAGGTGTCGGTACCAAAAATCAGTTTGGCGTTGGTTTGATAACTCATCTCGGGCACCACCGCGTAATGCACGGGTGACGGGTATAAAAACACTTTAGCGCCCTTTAAAATAGGCCACAACATGCCGGCCGTTAACCCAAAACAGTGAAATGTTGGCAGGGCGTTTAACAGTTGTTCGCCCGGCAATAAGGTCAGCATGGCGCTAATTTGTTCTATGTTGCTCACCACATTATGATGCGACAAAACCACGCCTTTGGGCACACCTTCCGAGCCCGACGTAAACAGCACCACCGCCTCATTTTGTGGGTTAAGTGCATAACCCGGCAAACGGTGCGCAGGCGTCAGCAGACCGGCAATTTTTTGGCGCAAACCAATGCGTGCGCGCACCTCTTCCAAATAGATAAACTGCACTTTAGGCGCTAAACTGGTCACCAAATCGTGCAATCCAAACGCTTCTATAAACGCCTGTGACGTCACAATGGTGGTTAATTGCGCGGTGTCACACGCCGATTCAATCGCGGGCGACCCCGCAGTAAAGTTAATCATCGCCGGCACGTAGCCGTAGGCTTGCAACGCAAAAAAACTCACGGGCATGGCGGCCACATTAGGCAACATTAAGCCCACACGTTTCACCCGACCTGGTGATGCATTTTCTGGGTTTGCCGCGAGGGTTGCCGCAAGAATGACATCGAGTTGTTTGCCTAAAATAATGGCGGCTTGATTGATTTTTTTAAGGCTTAAAGCCTGATTTTTAACATCTTCTACCGACACTTGATTGGCGTGAAAGGTCTGTTTGGCGTGCACCAAAGCTTGATACAACGACACAGAACGCACCGACCCGTAAAAAATACTGTTGCGCATTAAACGAGTAATTTGCTGTTTTAAATAGAGATGTTTGGCGTGGCCTTTAAGTTCTAATGGTGCATTAAGGGTGCGTGCTGGCTGAATATTTAAGGTGATTTTTGGAAACCACAAACGTTTCATAAAGCCAAATTTAGTGCCGTCCAAATACGAAAACCGACTGTACACCGCCCCACCAATGTAAATAGGCAACACCGCCGCTTGGGTTTTTTGCGCCACCAAAGCCGTACCGTCGTAAATTTTCATTAACCCACCGGTGGTGGTAATGCGCCCTTCCGGAAAAATCATGCATTGCTTACCCTCTCTTAAGGTTTCAATCATGTGTTTGGCCGCATAAGGACTGTGCAAGTTCACCTTAAAAAAATCAGTCATGCTTAAAATAACGCGCTCGTACCATTTTTTGGTGTGCGACTCATCAATCATAAACGTGGTCTTACCCGGAATAAAAAGATCCAACAAAGGCCCGTCTAACAGTGAAACGTGATTGGCAATTAACAACAACGGCTGTTGAGTTTGTTGTGCGGTGTAATAATGCTCAAGCCCGGTAACCTCGACTCGATAGACTATTTTTAATACGCCTTTTACCAGCGGTTTAACGAGCGATATAACGAACCTTTGCATTGCGACTCCTTCTTGATTCTTTTCGTAACCTTATATGTATTATGGATAGAAAACGTGATTTTTGACCACGAAAACACTAAGGCATGAAGTTTTTAAAAAAATTCAACTACTTTGAGGCCTTTGAATATTAACTGCTCATTTATCTAACAACCTGTTAGATTAAAATGACTGAAACGAACAAACCTTGCTTAAAACAGTTTTGTTCGATTTTGAGGAAAATAGCCCGCTATTTGACGAAAAACTGGGCAAAAATTAACTCAATAAAGAGTTTGATGAAGAGCCAAGAAATCTAGCTTTTTGCAGCCAATTGGCTTTAATCCAAGAAGCTACTAGACACGGCTACACGTTCACGCCTTAATCTGATTTACTTATGATTGACAGAATCAATCTTAATAGATGAGCCCTAAGTTCAATGTATTTCCATTCGATAAGGTCTCAAAATAACCAAGCCTGGCAAAATAATAAACCGATAAATGCATTATTTTGCCCTTAACAATCTCATCTAAACTTTAAACGCCTTAACAACCTGTTCTAAATCTTGGGCAGACTCAGACACCATATTAATTTGTTGAACAGTTCGTTGAATCATTTGGCTATTATGCTGACTGATATTTTCAGCTTGAGAGACCGCTTGCGATATATTTTGCGCCGACTGACTCTGTTCAATACTGGCATGATTTATGGCATTAACGGATTGTTGCAAGGTTTCAACCTTTTGTTTAACCAACTCTAAAGACTGATTAACATGATTCACCAATGTAACGCCATTATTAACCTTATCATTGGAGTTTGAAATGAGTTTTGAAATTTCTTTGGCGGCCTCGGCTGATTTACCCGCCAGGTTTCTAACCTCACCAGCGACCACTGCAAATCCCCTACCCTGCTCCCCTGCTCTAGCCGCTTCTACGGCCGCATTCAGTGCCAAAAGATTGGTTTGAAAAGCGATGCTGTCAATTAAATTAATAATATCGACAATCTTGCCAGACGATTCTTTAATGTCATCCATAGCTTTCACCATGCGCTGCATGACATCCATTCCTTCATTCAAGGCAATAACTTGTTCATCCGTAATTTGAGTCGCTTTAGTGGTGTTTTGAGTGTTAGATTTAATTTTATCGGTGGTATCTTCAACTGCCTGCAAAGTACTGTGCAAGGTCTTTGATTGTTGATGAGAACTTTGTTCTACCGTTTCAGAGTCTTCACGTACAGTCACTATTTGTTGTTGTATATGGGTTGAAACTTGAGCCACCTGTTGAATGAGTTTTGCTAAATTATCTAATGAACCATTCAAAGCTTCTTTTACCTGATTTAACTCTCCTTCATAATTGCCCTTAATTCTGACCGATAAATTACCCTGTGCCAAGTTGTCAGAAACTGAACTCATTTCTTTCATATAGGCTTGTAATCTATCTAGAGTGGCATGCACACTCTCTTTAAGCTTACTAAGATCCCCTTCAAACCTTTCATTGGGTAAACGTTCACTAAAGTTACCTTTAGATACTTGAGTCATTAATTCACTTACAGCTGCAATTGCTAAATTCAGCTTTTGGCTGTTTTCTTCAGTCACTTTTTGTTGTTTAGCAACTTGAGTTTGAGCGGTTTCAGCTTCAATGACTTTACTGTCGGCAATGGCTTTTTGTTGATCAAGTTCATTTAGCTTGCTTGCTAAATCGATGCTTGCGGTTTGCGCTTTTTTTGAAGCCCCTCGAATTTGTAACATTAAAAGGGTCACCAAGACCAGCATAGCGATAACTAAACCAATTAAAGTGTTAGAGAGGGTTTCTATAAAGTGATTTACTTTGAAATATTCACCACTGTAAAAATCGTGTGATTCTTGAATGGCGTCTTCTATTTTTGAAGAACTGATTTTTTCTAAAATAATGTGGACTTTAGGTTGGTATTCCACAATTAAATTGATGTGTGTTTTTAAAATAATGTAATCGGATTGTGTAATGTTTTGCTTAAATTTATCAATACTTCCCAGGGTAATTAAAATATCTTTAGTTTGAATGGCTTCGTTACCTGACATATATTGAAACATTTGTGCTTCAAGGTGGGTCAATAGTTGTTTCATTAACATGGTTTGCTCAGAAATTTTATGAATTCTGATCAGTTCTGGCAAATAGGTTCTAGAATTATTAAGCAAAGAGTTTATACGCATAAACTCTATAACATCAGAGTCAAGTTCGTTAGCATATTTAATGACTTCTTTATTTTTGGCCTGTAAAACTTGTTTTACTTGGTTATCCAAAAACTCAGGTACATACACTAATGCATTTGAAAAGCGTTGAAGTTTAACTAAATTGGCTTGTAAAAAATCATAATGCCCCACCCCGCCACGACCTGCTTTAAAGGCATTTTCTGATGTTCTTAAAAAGTAGTTTTCAAGCTTAGAATAACCATTAATATAGGCTTCATGGTGGTTTGCATTAATATTGGGCTTGATGATGATAATACTGATAACACCAATAATAATGGCTGCAATCAAGGTTAATAAGAGCATGTTTGATGTATTTTTCATATTGAGGCCTTTTAACATTATTCTTTAGGGGCTAGCATGGCTTGCGTTTCCAGCTTACCCGTTAATGTGGTTAAGAAATCTGCTATTAAAGCGCGCTCATTATCAGGAATTTTGCGACCCAATTGGTTAAGTCCCATAATATTGATTGCCTCATCTAAGTTTTTTGCCCCTGCGTTGTGAAAATAAGGCGCAGTGACTTCAACATTACGCAAAGTGGGAACCTTGAACACATTTTTATCTTTTTCTTGTTTAGTCACATTAAATAAACCTTTATCAACCTCCGTTTCGTTATTGTCAGAAAAATAAGCCTCTAATGCGCCAAACTTTTGCATCATATTGCCGCCAAAATTAACACCCTGATGGCAAGCTACACAGCCATAACTTTGAAATAGCTTGTAACCCTTTGCTTGATTGGCGGTGATAGCGTTATCATCCCCTTTCAAATAAGCATCTATCGGGGCAGGTGTAATTAAACTGCGCTCAAACTCAGAAATGGCATCGGTAATCGTATAAACAGAAATACTTTGTTCTGGATAGAGGGTGTTAAAAAGAGTTTGATAGGTTTTTACGGATTGAATATTTTTAACCACCTGAGGCCATTCGGCTCCCATTTCTATGGGGTTAGCCACAGGTCCTTCTGCTTGGTTTCTAAGATTCGCTGCACGACCGTCCCAAAACTGTTTAAAGTTAAATCCAGAGTTTAGGACAGTGGGGGAATTAATCGGCCCCATTTGACCATCAATCCCGATAGCAACGGGCATATTATCATCACCTCCGATGGCCAAACCATGACAACTTGCACAGTTAAGTTTGCCATTACCAGATAAGCGAGTATCGTGATAGAGCATGTTACCAAGGCTGACTTTTTGAGGGTTTAGATTGAGGTCTTTTAAATTAGGAAGGGGTTGATTGTATTTGGTTCTGGCAGAGTTCACTGCATAGGTCATTAAATAAGGTTCTTCAGCGGTTTTTTGATAATCAACATAAGCCATATCAGTATTTTGGCAACCAATTAACCCTTGAACAACTAGACAAACAACGCCTAGTTTTAAGATTGACGATTTCATGGTGAATTTCCTTAAGGATTGATTAAGACTTAATTACGCATATTGCCATATAAAGTGAAAATTTAGCAATGAAAAGTTTATTATCTTAAAACTTCGTGTCTTCGTGACTTTGTGGTTTTTTTATAAAAACTCCCGCCACCACTAAATTGAGTAAGGCCATAATCAGTAATTGCGTTAACAAACTCACCTCATTGGCAAAACCAACCATCAATAGCACCGAGGCCACAACCATAAATAACGCGTTAAGGATGTTGTTGGTGGCCATCATTCTAGCACGGTGTTGTTGCGGAGTTTTTATTTGTAATAGCGTATAAAGAGGGACAATATACGCACCACCAAACACCGCTAAAACAAACAGCAAACCTAAACTTAAGATGTTATAGCCATGTTGAATAAATTGGCTAAAATTGTATAAGCTGTTTTGAGTCGTTGGCACATAACCGGCGATCACCGCCACCAACAGCGCCAATGCAACAGACAAACCCATTAACAAAATGCGTGCCATTTTAAGGTAACTTGACCTTTTAACAGCCAAACCATCAAACCCGAACCCACCGCAACGCCCACCGAAAACAGTGTTAAAAACGCCACGACCACGCCATCGTCGCTTATTAAATGAGTTTTTACCAAGGTGGGAAACTGACTCAGCAACACCGCACCCATAAACCAAAACCACGAAATAGCCAACACCGCCCAAAAAGCCTGCCGATGACTGCGACTCAATGCCACCATTGTCCAAGTGCTTTTAATAATATTAAGCTCAACGGCCACGCTGGGGTTTTGCACAGGCAACTTAGCCCCACGACGACTTAACACCAAAAGTCTTACACTCGCGCCATAGCCTAACAGAGCCACCAGCATGACTGTGCCAGCCATTAAAGCCAAACCGTGCTCTAATAACACACCCAAGCCACCTAAAATAGTGCCCAATAAAATCGCAATAAACGTCGAACCGCTGATCAAGCCATTGCCTTGTAATAATTGTTGATTGGGCAATATTTCTGGCAGAATCGCGTATTTTAGCGGCCCAAAAAAAGCCGATTGTGCGCCCATTAAAAACAGTACGATTAATAGACCTTCTAAATGTTGCATCCACAACGCCCACGCGCCTAGACTCATAATCAGCACTTCGGCCAATTTGATTTTTTGCAATAACCAGGCTTTGGGATAGCGGTCGGCCAATTGACCCGCGAGAGATGAAAACAGAAAAAATGGCAAGATAAACAGGCCAGCGGCTAAGGTAATCAGCAAGCCGCTGTTGTCGGTGGTTAATTTAAAGGCGATGAGCATCACCAAAGCATTTTTAAACAGATTGTCGTTAAAAGCCCCCAAAAACTGCACCCAAAATAGAGCAAAAAAAGACGTTTTGGGCGCTAATAACGAGCTGTTTGCAGAGCCATTAAAGGCCTTATTGGGCGCGTGAACTGACACAAATATTTACTGAGTAGCCATTAAATAACCCTGCCACTAAGCCGCAATGCCGCTGTGACGCAGCAATGCATCAATGTGCGGTTCACGGCCTCTAAAGGCTTTAAACAGCACCATCGGGTCTACCGAACCGCCGGCCGCCAAAATACTGTTTTTAAAGCGCGCGCCCGTATCCGGGTTTAGCACGCCGGTCTCTTCAAATAAACCAAATGCGTCGGCCGACAGCACCTCGGCCCACTTATAACTAAAGTAGCCCGCCGCATAACCACCGGCAAAAATATGGCTAAAACTGTGCAAGGTTCTGCTAAACGCTGGCGGCTGTAACACCGCCACTTCGGCTCGAATCCGTCCGATAAGCGATTCTAACGACTCCACCGCATTCGGGTCATAAAAGGCGTGCAGTTCAAAATCGACCAAAGAAAATTCAACCTGACGTAACATCGCCATCGCCGACTGAAAACCACGACTTTGTTTAAGCGCCAAAAACAGCTCTTCGGGCAAAGGTTGCTGGGTTTCAACATGCGATGAAATTAAATCCAATCCTTCACGCTCCCAACAAAAGTTTTCCATAAATTGC is a genomic window containing:
- a CDS encoding methyl-accepting chemotaxis protein is translated as MKNTSNMLLLTLIAAIIIGVISIIIIKPNINANHHEAYINGYSKLENYFLRTSENAFKAGRGGVGHYDFLQANLVKLQRFSNALVYVPEFLDNQVKQVLQAKNKEVIKYANELDSDVIEFMRINSLLNNSRTYLPELIRIHKISEQTMLMKQLLTHLEAQMFQYMSGNEAIQTKDILITLGSIDKFKQNITQSDYIILKTHINLIVEYQPKVHIILEKISSSKIEDAIQESHDFYSGEYFKVNHFIETLSNTLIGLVIAMLVLVTLLMLQIRGASKKAQTASIDLASKLNELDQQKAIADSKVIEAETAQTQVAKQQKVTEENSQKLNLAIAAVSELMTQVSKGNFSERLPNERFEGDLSKLKESVHATLDRLQAYMKEMSSVSDNLAQGNLSVRIKGNYEGELNQVKEALNGSLDNLAKLIQQVAQVSTHIQQQIVTVREDSETVEQSSHQQSKTLHSTLQAVEDTTDKIKSNTQNTTKATQITDEQVIALNEGMDVMQRMVKAMDDIKESSGKIVDIINLIDSIAFQTNLLALNAAVEAARAGEQGRGFAVVAGEVRNLAGKSAEAAKEISKLISNSNDKVNNGVTLVNHVNQSLELVKQKVETLQQSVNAINHASIEQSQSAQNISQAVSQAENISQHNSQMIQRTVQQINMVSESAQDLEQVVKAFKV
- a CDS encoding MFS transporter yields the protein MSVHAPNKAFNGSANSSLLAPKTSFFALFWVQFLGAFNDNLFKNALVMLIAFKLTTDNSGLLITLAAGLFILPFFLFSSLAGQLADRYPKAWLLQKIKLAEVLIMSLGAWALWMQHLEGLLIVLFLMGAQSAFFGPLKYAILPEILPNQQLLQGNGLISGSTFIAILLGTILGGLGVLLEHGLALMAGTVMLVALLGYGASVRLLVLSRRGAKLPVQNPSVAVELNIIKSTWTMVALSRSHRQAFWAVLAISWFWFMGAVLLSQFPTLVKTHLISDDGVVVAFLTLFSVGVAVGSGLMVWLLKGQVTLKWHAFC
- a CDS encoding AMP-binding protein; protein product: MQRFVISLVKPLVKGVLKIVYRVEVTGLEHYYTAQQTQQPLLLIANHVSLLDGPLLDLFIPGKTTFMIDESHTKKWYERVILSMTDFFKVNLHSPYAAKHMIETLREGKQCMIFPEGRITTTGGLMKIYDGTALVAQKTQAAVLPIYIGGAVYSRFSYLDGTKFGFMKRLWFPKITLNIQPARTLNAPLELKGHAKHLYLKQQITRLMRNSIFYGSVRSVSLYQALVHAKQTFHANQVSVEDVKNQALSLKKINQAAIILGKQLDVILAATLAANPENASPGRVKRVGLMLPNVAAMPVSFFALQAYGYVPAMINFTAGSPAIESACDTAQLTTIVTSQAFIEAFGLHDLVTSLAPKVQFIYLEEVRARIGLRQKIAGLLTPAHRLPGYALNPQNEAVVLFTSGSEGVPKGVVLSHHNVVSNIEQISAMLTLLPGEQLLNALPTFHCFGLTAGMLWPILKGAKVFLYPSPVHYAVVPEMSYQTNAKLIFGTDTFFSGYARKADPYDFYSLRAMVSGAERLRPETRELFASQFHQAIYEGYGVTETTPVLSVNIPTAFKNGSVGQFVPGIEHRLEPVAGIKEGGQLWVKGPNVMLGYLLANQPGLLQPPVDGWHDTGDIVHVDDDGFVWIKGRAKRFAKIGGEMVSLTAVESYINQASPHGHHVVVAVPDERKGEQLVLVTDDISLSRQTVLEAAKDKKVSELMVPKKVILVETIPLLGSGKTNYPAVQKIAEQHFKLE
- a CDS encoding cytochrome-c peroxidase; translated protein: MKSSILKLGVVCLVVQGLIGCQNTDMAYVDYQKTAEEPYLMTYAVNSARTKYNQPLPNLKDLNLNPQKVSLGNMLYHDTRLSGNGKLNCASCHGLAIGGDDNMPVAIGIDGQMGPINSPTVLNSGFNFKQFWDGRAANLRNQAEGPVANPIEMGAEWPQVVKNIQSVKTYQTLFNTLYPEQSISVYTITDAISEFERSLITPAPIDAYLKGDDNAITANQAKGYKLFQSYGCVACHQGVNFGGNMMQKFGALEAYFSDNNETEVDKGLFNVTKQEKDKNVFKVPTLRNVEVTAPYFHNAGAKNLDEAINIMGLNQLGRKIPDNERALIADFLTTLTGKLETQAMLAPKE